The DNA window ttctgtcagcCCCCAGTGATGGAGGAAGCAGAAGTGGGGTCAGAGTTCCCTGCTGTCCTCGGTGCTGCTGAGCACGGGGCCTCCCACCCCGATTCAGCCGATGTGGCTCTGGGTGCCCTCCTAGAAGGAAGCCCCAGCAAGGACTGGGGAGCCAAATAATTCCAAGATGCCGTGCACGGCCAGATGGCTTTTGGCTCTCCTTGAAGAGAAGCCAGCACAGGTCTGGTTTCTTCCTTGctttgctttggggggggggggggggaagtggatTCACTTAGTGTAGGGCTTCGGACAGACTTCAGAATGGTGCTCCGTATAGTTAAAAACCAGggctttctcccttttcttaacAGCCAAGAGACATGAAGAAACATGAAGAGGAGGAGCCCACCAGTACCGAGCCTGGGGGGGCTCTGGCCCCTCCCCAGGGTACCGCGCCCAGGGAGCCACAGGTAGATGGGGAGCTTGGATGTTGGAGGGCCTCAGACTTAGACCGGCTGCAGGGGCTATGGAGGAAGGATGGTCCTGGGCCCCAGCTGTGCCAAGGCCTGCCACTCTGGAAAGGCCACTTCACAGAGACCTGTGCCCAGGAGGTGGGCAATAGCCCCTCActacagggcaatgggggagggagagcccACACTGATGAGCTCTTGGTCTTTTGAAGTCTAGAGGCATAAACACAGGgacagaaatggagacagagtcagagacttGTATTTACAGGCCCAGCTGTTGAGCATGTGCATATGTATCCCCCTGGgagggggttttgtttgtttttgctttaccaAAAAGTGCTTTCAAAATGtttccccttcctccattccttggATAAGGGATTCCGTCTGATTCAGAGCCCTAGGAATAATGATAACAACTGCTCACATTTCTCTAGTGTTTGAGGTGTGCAAGGGTCTTCCATACAAAGACTCAGCGAGGGGCCGTCATTaaacccatttcacagatgaggaaactgagagcagTTCCGCAGCCAGTGTTAGGAGGAGGGATTCGAGCTTCCTGACCCCTGGTCCAGCCCTCTGGCTACAGCACTATGCTGTGCTCCTCAGGTGGGCCACTGGGGATCAGAACAGGGATGGCAGTTGGGTAGACATCAGCCAAGACACAAGCCTGAGAGAGTGCGTCCTGAGAGGCCTTTCCCTCCATCTCCTGGCAAGCTAGGGTGGGGGCTGAGACAGTGGTCCTGGCTGCCTCCCAGAGGTGGCAAAGGtcgaagagggggaggaagaagagaggacacAAGGAAACCATCGTCCTGAGAGATAGGCGGTGTCTGTGCCCACACACGTTGGCGACCGCATCACCCCGGGAAGATGCTGCTGATGGGGGTGACCTTCAGAAAGTCCCAGTAGAGGGGCTGCTGGTTAGGTCAGAGTGGTTTGGACCATATGTTCAGCTTACAGGATTAGAGCAAGCAGACTGTCAGTACCCATGCACACTGCAAAAGTCACCCAGGAACAGGCAACCCATTCATCAGTCAGGGCAAGGTGGAGGCCTCGGGCTTCCTCGAGGCAGATGGAAACCCGTTTGTGATAGCCCGACCCTGTGTTTGCTCAGCCAGCTGTCCTGAGCCCCGTCCAGGAGCCCGTGTTAGCCAGAAGGCTCTGCCCCAAAAGAGACGCTAAGAGAAAACCGGAAATTGTGGTGTCCACCCATGAGCCACGCTgagtgtgtctgtcctctggtccTGGGGGTAGAGCCTTGAGCAGGCACCTGTCACTTAacaggcatttgttaagtgccacCTGGATGCTTTTAGCAAGCTCAGACAACAGTGACCATTCCCTGCCCGTTGGGTCACGGTGGCTTTTATGGAATGCAGGAggtgggaggggatgggggggggtgaaaTGTTTGTGCAGATGTTCTAGCCCAGCCCCCATCTTATCACCTTGGTTTGTGCAGAATATGGAAGATGCCAAAGAACAAAATGACGAAGAGCCTGTAAAAGAGAACGCAGAGCCAGAAGAGTTTGTGGCCATCGCTGACTATGCAGCAGCAGACGAGACACAGGTAATGATGGGTGGGCCCGAGTGGGAGATCAGGCCTGGCGGATGTGCAGGACAGGactgtggggagtgggggggagggggagggaggagagacctAGAACAGAAACAGGAAGGGTTCTCCCTCAGTCTCCTTGTCAGGAAGAGCTTCAAGGAGCCAGACTTGCTCCCATCTCCTCCTTACCAGGTCTCGACCCTGTCACCAGGCACCTGGTCATTGAAAATAGGCAGCCCTGGGTGGCAGTCGTCCAGCTGCCTGGTCTTTCCGAGGTTGGCAGGAGCCTCGTGCGTGGCTTGCGGGGCAGCCTGCTCTGAATCTTACCTGGTTCTGGGCCTGCAGCTCTGGGAATGAGGGCCGCAGAGGTGAGGCCCAGCCCCTCTGACAGCGTCCCGGCCCCCAAGATGTGAAGGTGGCCACAGACAGACACCAGAAACTGCCGGATGGAAACAAAGGCATGCCCTGCCCAGAGCCGGGAGCTGATGCCCGGGCACAGACGACGATCCCAGCTCCGGGGAGGGCACACCTTTGTTTCCATCCGGCAGTTCCTGGCATCCTGGGATTTCCTCCGTACCTCTTGTTTTCCAGCTCAGTTTCTGCAGGGGAGAGAAGCTGCTCGTGCTGAGGCGGGTCACTGCCACGTGGTGGTGGGGTGATCGGGAGGGCTGCTGCGGCTACATCCCCGCCAGCTACGTGAGGGAGAGCTTGGAAGACCTGGAGCCTGAGGACACCTGGCAAGACGAGGAATACTTTGGCAGCTACAGCACCCTGGTAGGGTCTTGGGCGAAGAGCCCTCTTTTCACTTCCTGTTTTCTGTCATCAGTCACAGGTGGGTGGCATGTGCGGCTCCACGGAGGGCCGGCATCCACGGGGGTGTCCATTCCTTTAGAAACTCCACTTGGAGATGTTGTCAGATCAGCCGAGGACAGCCGTGTACCACCAAGTGATCCTGCAGCACAGAGAATTTCTGGAAGATAAAGTGATTTTGGACGTTGGCTGTGGAACTGGGATCCTCAGTCTCTTCTGCGCCCATTATGCACGACCCAGAGCCGTGAGTAAAGAGCCCTGCTGCCCACCGGGCAGAGCCTTGTGTCTGGAAGGAGGAAGCCCATTCAGCCAGCAGACACTTGTCACACACCCCTTTCTGGGCATGAGACCCTGACCTCCCAGATGGGCACTCCCCTTCTCAGGCGCAAATGGGTAGTCTTAGCAGAGCATCGCCTGGGGTGCTGAGTGACTGGATCTGGGGTCACGCAGCCCCTGTGAGGAGGCAGAAGGCGGGCCTAGAAACGAAGGCCCTCCCTTCCCTCAGTGCCCTGCGTCTCCTCCGTCAGAAAGCCTTGTACCAGTGCTAGAAGAGGGGGCTACTGAGGTCCCTGTGCCCACAGGCCAGGCTTCTACACATGGGGGTCAGGATTGAGAATGGTAGGAatgggaaggggcctcagaggccttcCGCTCTGGCCCCCAGACTCCAGGGGCCTCCACTAAGGGAGCTTAGTGATTTGCACACCGTGGCCCGGCTCTTCTTCTactcttttatcctcacaaaaccccATGGAGGTAGGCAGTGTGGTGATTGtgcccatcttatagatgaggcaCACAGAGGTGCCGGGATTGTCTACCTGTAGTCATACACAGTCACTAGTAGCCGAGTATCCTTAACCATTAGGGATGATGTGTCCCGGGGGGAGCCACAGGGGCGGCCGGGCCCCTCGGGTCCTGCTGTGATGTTCATGCATGGCCCACGTCAGAGGTGGCAGACCCCCAGGGGAGGGCTGAGCAGTGAGGTGCCCTTCTCCATGTCCGCAGGTCTATGCCGTAGAAGCCAGCGAGATGGCTCAGCACACCGAGCAGCTGGTGCTGCACAATGGCTTTGCAGACACAATCACCGTTTTCCAGCAGAAGGTGGAGGACGTGGCCCTGCCAGGGAAGGTGGATGTGCTGGTGTCGGAGTGGATGGGCACGTGCCTGCTGGTGAGGGTCAGCCCAGGGAGCGAGTGCAGGCCTCGGCCCCCCCTCAGAAGCCTCTGGGCCCCCCGGGAGCAGAGGGAGGGGGGAGCATCCCTGCTCGCCTCGCCAAAGCCCCTGCCTGTCATTTGTCAGACTACAGCATCCTGGGGTCAGAGATCTAGACCCCCAAGGCTGTCAGGccaggaaacaggcccagagaggagccATCAGAGACTCCTCGGGGGCCTGAGGTTCCCAGCACCCGCTCGATCAAGGCTCCTTGATGAGCCTCAGAGGGGGCAGTGTGTTCGAGCTGGCCTGGACCCCAGAGACAAGCTCAGAGACGGCTTGGACACAGGGGAAGGGGCCGGGGCCTTGCAGCCCCCCAGGGTGGCCGACCGTGGAGTCCACGATCACTGCCTCagttgtgttgtcttccctccctctgtAGTTTGAGTTCATGATTGAATCTGTGCTCTGTGCACGGGACAAGTGGCTGGCCCCCAACGGGGTCATTTGGCCAACCACGGCTGCCATCCACCTTGCCCCCTGCAGTGCTGAGAAGGACTATGACCGCAAAGTCCTCTTCTGGGACAACGCCTACGAGTTTGAC is part of the Dromiciops gliroides isolate mDroGli1 chromosome 4, mDroGli1.pri, whole genome shotgun sequence genome and encodes:
- the PRMT2 gene encoding protein arginine N-methyltransferase 2 isoform X1, giving the protein MKKHEEEEPTSTEPGGALAPPQGTAPREPQNMEDAKEQNDEEPVKENAEPEEFVAIADYAAADETQLSFCRGEKLLVLRRVTATWWWGDREGCCGYIPASYVRESLEDLEPEDTWQDEEYFGSYSTLKLHLEMLSDQPRTAVYHQVILQHREFLEDKVILDVGCGTGILSLFCAHYARPRAVYAVEASEMAQHTEQLVLHNGFADTITVFQQKVEDVALPGKVDVLVSEWMGTCLLFEFMIESVLCARDKWLAPNGVIWPTTAAIHLAPCSAEKDYDRKVLFWDNAYEFDLSSLKSLAIREFFAKPKYNHILEPEECLSDPCPVFHLDMKTVRIPDLEKMKGELSFCIQRSGTLHGFTAWFSVEFQSMGEDRPQLVLSTGPSDPTTHWKQTLFMLDEPLAVHAGDVVTGSIVLQRNPVWRRHMTVTLSWTVTSKQDPTSPKVGEKTFPIWR
- the PRMT2 gene encoding protein arginine N-methyltransferase 2 isoform X2, with amino-acid sequence MKKHEEEEPTSTEPGGALAPPQGTAPREPQNMEDAKEQNDEEPVKENAEPEEFVAIADYAAADETQLSFCRGEKLLVLRRVTATWWWGDREGCCGYIPASYVRESLEDLEPEDTWQDEEYFGSYSTLKLHLEMLSDQPRTAVYHQVILQHREFLEDKVILDVGCGTGILSLFCAHYARPRAVYAVEASEMAQHTEQLVLHNGFADTITVFQQKVEDVALPGKVDVLVSEWMGTCLLFEFMIESVLCARDKWLAPNGVIWPTTAAIHLAPCSAEKDYDRKVLFWDNAYEFDLSSLKSLAIREFFAKPKYNHILEPEECLSDPCPVFHLDMKTVRIPDLEMKGELSFCIQRSGTLHGFTAWFSVEFQSMGEDRPQLVLSTGPSDPTTHWKQTLFMLDEPLAVHAGDVVTGSIVLQRNPVWRRHMTVTLSWTVTSKQDPTSPKVGEKTFPIWR